A single Saccopteryx bilineata isolate mSacBil1 chromosome 7, mSacBil1_pri_phased_curated, whole genome shotgun sequence DNA region contains:
- the LOC136310753 gene encoding ADP/ATP translocase 3-like has protein sequence MVQAEMVVLLEAGPHCHMPSWAMLVLPDVEQLWVAIVVVKLNSLKRGEIDRQTFACAPTGNPCLGPVLEPTNLSSALHRMLATVGHWLGRGKGSSCAEPVAPTLQFSVPPQLGAGCPAHWATVMEQVISFSKDFLAGGIAAAVSKTAVAPIERVKLLLQVQHASKKIATDKQYKGIVDCFVRIPTEQGVLSFWRGNLANVIYYFPTQAFNFAFRDKYQRVFLEGVDKHTQFWRYFAGNLASGGVAGATSLCFVYPLDFARTRLAADVGNSVTEREFQGLGHCLVKVTKSDGVRGLYQGFSVSVQSIFLYRAAYFGMYDTAKGMLLDSKDTHVVLSWVVAQVVTAVAGVVSYPFDTVRRRMMMQSGLKGSDIMYRGAVDCWRKIFKDEGCKGFFKGAWSNVLRGTGGGFVLVLYDELKKVI, from the exons ATGGTGCaagcagagatggtagtgctgctggaagctggtccgcactgtcatatgcccagctgggcaatgcttgtgctgccagacgtggagcagttgtGGGTagcaattgtggttgtaaagttgaatagtc tgaaaagaggggagatagatagacaaacttttgcatgtgcccctaccggcaacccctgtctggggcccgtGCTGGaaccaaccaacctatcctcaGCTCTTCACCGGATGCTGGCAACAGTGGGCCACTGGCTGGGCAGGggaaaa GGCAGCTCCTGCGCTGAGCCAGTGGCGCCCACCCTCCAGTTCTCAGTACCTCCACAACTCGGAGCCGGCTGCCCGGCCCACTGGGCCACTGTGATGGAACAGGTCATCTCCTTCAGCAAGGACTTCCTGGCCGGCGGCATCGCCGCTGCCGTCTCCAAGACTGCCGTGGCCCCGATCGAACGGGTCAAGCTGCTGCTGCAGGTGCAACATGCCAGCAAGAAGATCGCGACAGACAAGCAGTACAAGGGCATCGTGGACTGCTTCGTGCGCATCCCCACGGAGCAGGGCGTGCTGTCCTTCTGGAGGGGGAACTTGGCCAACGTCATATACTACTTCCCCACACAAGCCTTCAACTTCGCCTTCAGAGATAAGTACCAGCGGGTCTTCCTGGAGGGCGTGGACAAGCACACGCAGTTCTGGAGGTATTTCGCAGGCAACCTGGCCTCGGGTGGGGTGGCGGGAGCCACCTCCCTCTGCTTCGTCTACCCCCTGGATTTCGCCAGAACACGCCTGGCGGCCGACGTGGGGAACTCCGTCACTGAGCGGGAGTTCCAAGGCCTCGGACACTGTCTGGTGAAGGTCACCAAGTCTGACGGTGTCCGGGGTCTGTACCAGGGCTTCAGCGTGTCGGTGCAGAGCATCTTCCTCTACCGCGCCGCCTACTTCGGCATGTACGACACCGCCAAAGGCATGCTCCTTGACTCCAAGGACACCCACGTTGTGCTGAGCTGGGTGGTCGCGCAGGTCGTGACGGCGGTGGCCGGCGTGGTCTCCTACCCTTTCGACACCGTGAGGCGGCGGATGATGATGCAATCGGGGCTCAAAGGATCCGACATTATGTACAGGGGGGCGGTGGACTGCTGGCGGAAGATCTTCAAGGATGAGGGGTGCAAGGGCTTCTTCAAGGGTGCCTGGTCCAACGTGCTCAGGGGCACGGGCGGAGGCTTCGTGCTAGTCCTTTATGACGAGCTGAAGAAAGTGATCTAG